From a single Intestinibaculum porci genomic region:
- a CDS encoding coiled-coil domain-containing protein: MASEQFEEQIREKIKKIQAKVKNIEEHNKQLEEYNQKLKSYEDYLESEINKLKERNDFLKKENEELRTHPADDEEKDRLQYNNIKLEKEKEELKYDLLKYKGESTKANDALTALKQDYENLQGQYDSKADEAKDHAEHLARLSDQYDALVKTHDELSLNNKALEKKIAALEDEKSQALAAHAKLQNDFNDTNDRLTQLTSAHQELNEKYEQGTHELAELKKQVTSLSGEKDALSEAFKKKETELTAISAMAKSLREKSQSMQSDLEEEKKGHEATTQALADFKQKYETASDQLASNQEEYDRLDSQYQSLEAQYKDITTKAESYEKQVADLTDDKDSLTSSLSEIKGQLTTALGNVASLTKEKASLQDDLTVKAGDLDELTSKYDSLKEDFNTAYEKAQNYEAQVNELQENKTSLQSSLDEVKSQLTNALSNVASLTKEKASLQDDLTVKAGDLDELTSKYDSLKDDFNTAYEKAQNYEAQVNELQENKTSLQSSLDEVKSQLTNALSNVASLTKEKASLQDDLTVKAGDLDELTSKYDSLKEDFNTVTEKAQDFENQTNDLQSSLEEVKGQLTTALGNVASLTKEKASLQDDLTVKAGDLDELTSKYDSLKDDFNTAYEKAQSFENQTNDLQSSLEEVKGQLTTALGNVASLTKEKASLQDDLTVKAGDLDELTSKYDSLKDDFNTAYEKAQNYEKQVNELQENKTSLQSSLDEVKNQLTNALSNVASLSQEKTTLNDDLTAKSEAFDELTAKYDSLKEDFNTAYEKAQNYEKQVNELQENKTSLQSSLDEVKNQLTNALSNVASLSQEKATLNDDLTAKSEAFDELTSKYSSLEEDFNTAYEKAQTFEAKVTSLEHLQSDYDSLKEKAEGLEKDVAALNEEKVTAANKATTLRANALNLAKELEELKKTHASLSESHDQVMAQNQSLTESNDELTTNYQKAQEDLKYLKSQITYFESKLKDQENSYTALELEVEDLKTDKMELANQVEEASREKKALNKSVTETNSQVDALNSELTGLKNANDKLEEGVKELRLDNSRLEEENDTLKNEKQQYLSDLEALRKEVSELKKAQAAVVEEKSALASAMATLTDEKEASEAKATTLSNQVSALEADQAKMAKERDDLSASQKDLKDQLENITGQLNSLENSYTSTKQALDDLSKNHEALTTDHQKLTEEHQALGKEKEALTSQLTKLKDTNQKSQRMNLELMKAQNDLKTNWNSLNEKYNDLKASIPTMQDENEHLKMQKTDLENELKQTKENVNKLKEINEGYKAAILKIHKGLDYVVDKNDEYVDVVNDVQAKYKELHDEYNKLYSKYSDFMDEQLDEVSQNTFGKMNKEVLHEESKSDE; encoded by the coding sequence ATGGCATCAGAACAATTTGAAGAACAAATCCGTGAAAAGATTAAAAAAATCCAGGCTAAGGTGAAGAATATAGAAGAACATAACAAACAGTTAGAAGAATATAATCAGAAACTGAAGTCTTATGAGGATTATCTTGAATCTGAGATTAATAAATTAAAAGAACGAAACGACTTTCTGAAGAAAGAAAATGAAGAATTACGTACGCATCCCGCCGATGATGAAGAGAAAGATCGTTTACAGTATAACAATATTAAATTAGAAAAAGAAAAAGAAGAATTAAAGTATGATCTTCTAAAATACAAAGGTGAAAGCACGAAAGCAAATGATGCTTTAACGGCTTTAAAACAGGACTATGAAAACTTACAAGGGCAGTATGATTCCAAGGCTGATGAAGCTAAAGACCATGCTGAACACTTAGCACGTTTATCAGATCAGTACGATGCTTTAGTGAAAACCCATGATGAATTGTCTTTAAATAACAAAGCGTTAGAAAAGAAGATTGCGGCGTTAGAAGATGAAAAGTCGCAAGCATTAGCAGCGCATGCCAAATTACAAAATGATTTTAATGATACCAATGATCGTTTAACACAGTTAACATCAGCGCATCAGGAATTAAATGAAAAGTATGAACAAGGCACGCATGAGCTCGCTGAATTAAAGAAACAAGTGACGTCTTTATCAGGTGAAAAAGACGCTTTATCAGAAGCGTTTAAAAAGAAAGAAACGGAATTAACCGCAATCTCTGCGATGGCTAAATCTTTACGTGAAAAGAGCCAAAGCATGCAGAGTGACCTGGAAGAAGAAAAGAAAGGCCATGAAGCGACAACACAGGCTTTAGCTGATTTTAAACAAAAGTATGAAACAGCTTCTGATCAGTTAGCAAGCAATCAGGAAGAATATGACCGATTGGATAGTCAGTATCAGTCCTTAGAAGCGCAGTATAAAGATATTACTACAAAGGCAGAAAGCTATGAAAAACAGGTCGCTGATTTAACCGATGATAAAGACAGCTTAACATCCTCTTTATCAGAAATTAAAGGTCAGTTAACGACTGCTTTAGGCAATGTGGCATCCTTAACGAAAGAAAAGGCTTCATTACAGGATGATCTCACTGTTAAAGCAGGGGACTTAGATGAATTAACGAGTAAGTATGATTCCTTAAAGGAAGACTTCAATACTGCTTATGAAAAAGCGCAAAACTATGAAGCTCAGGTTAATGAATTACAAGAAAATAAGACTTCATTACAGTCATCATTAGATGAAGTGAAGAGTCAGTTAACCAATGCCTTAAGTAATGTGGCATCTTTAACGAAAGAAAAGGCTTCATTACAGGATGATCTCACTGTTAAAGCAGGGGACTTAGATGAATTAACGAGTAAGTATGATTCCTTAAAGGATGATTTCAATACAGCTTATGAAAAAGCGCAAAACTATGAAGCTCAGGTTAATGAATTACAAGAAAATAAGACTTCATTACAGTCATCATTAGATGAAGTGAAGAGTCAGTTAACCAATGCCTTAAGTAATGTGGCATCCTTAACGAAAGAAAAGGCTTCATTACAGGATGATCTCACTGTTAAAGCAGGGGACTTAGATGAATTAACGAGTAAGTATGATTCCCTAAAGGAAGACTTTAATACGGTAACTGAAAAAGCCCAAGACTTTGAAAATCAGACCAATGATTTACAGTCATCGTTAGAGGAAGTCAAAGGTCAGTTAACCACGGCTTTAGGCAATGTGGCATCCTTAACGAAAGAAAAGGCTTCATTACAGGATGATCTCACTGTTAAAGCAGGGGACTTAGATGAGTTAACGAGCAAGTATGATTCCTTAAAGGATGATTTCAATACTGCTTATGAAAAAGCTCAGAGTTTTGAAAATCAGACCAATGATTTACAGTCATCATTAGAGGAAGTCAAAGGTCAGTTAACCACTGCTTTAGGCAACGTCGCTTCTTTAACGAAAGAAAAAGCATCATTACAGGATGATTTGACTGTTAAAGCAGGGGACTTAGATGAGTTAACGAGCAAGTATGATTCCTTAAAAGATGATTTCAATACCGCTTATGAAAAAGCGCAGAATTATGAAAAGCAGGTTAATGAATTACAGGAAAATAAGACTTCATTACAGTCATCATTAGATGAAGTGAAGAATCAGTTAACCAATGCCTTAAGTAATGTGGCTTCCTTATCACAGGAAAAGACAACATTGAATGATGATTTAACAGCTAAAAGTGAAGCTTTTGATGAATTAACAGCTAAGTATGATTCATTAAAAGAAGACTTTAATACGGCTTATGAAAAAGCGCAAAACTATGAAAAGCAGGTTAATGAATTACAGGAAAATAAGACTTCATTACAGTCATCATTAGATGAAGTGAAGAATCAGTTAACCAATGCCTTAAGTAATGTGGCATCCTTATCACAGGAAAAGGCAACATTGAATGATGATTTAACAGCTAAAAGTGAAGCTTTTGATGAATTAACAAGCAAGTATTCTTCGTTAGAAGAAGACTTTAATACGGCTTATGAAAAGGCGCAGACATTTGAAGCGAAAGTGACATCTTTAGAACATTTACAAAGTGATTATGACAGCTTAAAAGAAAAAGCTGAAGGGTTAGAAAAAGATGTGGCAGCGTTAAATGAAGAAAAGGTGACTGCGGCGAATAAAGCTACAACTTTACGCGCTAATGCTTTAAATTTAGCGAAAGAATTAGAAGAATTAAAGAAAACCCATGCCTCTTTAAGTGAAAGTCATGATCAGGTAATGGCCCAGAATCAGTCATTAACGGAATCCAATGATGAACTGACGACGAACTATCAGAAAGCCCAGGAAGACTTAAAATATCTGAAATCACAGATTACTTATTTCGAATCTAAACTGAAAGATCAGGAAAACAGCTATACAGCTTTAGAATTAGAGGTTGAAGATCTGAAGACTGATAAGATGGAATTAGCTAATCAGGTGGAAGAAGCAAGCCGGGAAAAAAAAGCGTTAAATAAATCAGTTACCGAAACTAACAGTCAGGTAGATGCTTTAAATAGTGAATTAACAGGTTTAAAGAATGCCAATGATAAGTTAGAAGAAGGCGTCAAAGAATTACGCTTAGATAACTCACGTTTAGAAGAGGAAAATGATACGCTGAAAAATGAAAAGCAGCAGTATTTATCTGATTTAGAAGCACTGCGTAAAGAAGTGTCTGAGTTAAAGAAAGCGCAGGCAGCAGTGGTTGAAGAAAAGAGTGCTTTAGCCTCTGCAATGGCGACGTTAACAGATGAAAAAGAAGCGAGTGAAGCGAAAGCCACAACTTTATCAAATCAGGTTTCTGCGTTAGAAGCGGATCAGGCAAAAATGGCAAAAGAACGTGATGACTTAAGCGCTTCGCAAAAGGATTTAAAAGATCAGTTAGAAAATATTACGGGTCAGCTTAATTCTTTGGAAAACTCTTATACGTCAACTAAGCAGGCTTTAGATGATTTAAGTAAGAATCATGAAGCTTTAACAACTGATCATCAGAAACTGACAGAAGAACATCAGGCTTTAGGCAAAGAAAAAGAAGCCTTAACGTCCCAGTTAACAAAACTAAAAGATACCAATCAGAAGTCTCAGCGAATGAATCTGGAATTAATGAAAGCCCAGAATGATCTGAAGACGAACTGGAACAGCTTAAATGAAAAGTACAATGATTTAAAAGCGTCTATTCCAACGATGCAGGATGAAAATGAACATCTGAAAATGCAGAAGACGGACTTAGAAAATGAATTAAAACAGACCAAAGAAAACGTTAATAAGCTGAAAGAAATTAATGAAGGCTATAAAGCAGCGATCTTAAAGATTCATAAAGGCTTAGACTATGTCGTTGATAAGAATGATGAATATGTGGATGTAGTCAATGATGTTCAGGCAAAGTATAAAGAACTGCATGATGAATACAATAAACTGTATTCTAAGTATTCAGACTTTATGGATGAACAGCTTGATGAAGTCTCACAAAATACATTTGGAAAGATGAATAAAGAGGTATTACATGAAGAAAGCAAGTCAGATGAGTAA
- a CDS encoding GNAT family N-acetyltransferase, producing MSVLKLREACADDASRLLEIYAPYIEHTAITFEYEVPSVEEFKQRIINTLTMYPYIVALQNDRIVGYAYASAFHVRSAYAYNVEMSIYVDINERHKHIGRFLYEALEGCLRKQGFLNVNACIAAPREKDPYLDDNSIRFHEHLGYQLVGRFHECGYKFGRWYDMVWMEKMLGEHPEHPSALIPFKELKHPFE from the coding sequence ATGTCTGTTTTAAAATTACGAGAAGCATGCGCTGATGACGCATCCCGCTTATTAGAAATTTATGCACCTTATATCGAACATACCGCAATTACCTTTGAATATGAGGTTCCTAGTGTCGAAGAATTCAAACAGCGAATCATCAATACCTTAACAATGTATCCTTATATCGTGGCATTACAAAATGATCGCATTGTGGGCTATGCCTATGCGAGCGCTTTTCATGTCCGCAGTGCTTATGCCTATAATGTCGAAATGTCGATTTATGTAGATATCAATGAACGCCATAAACACATTGGCCGCTTCCTTTACGAAGCTTTAGAAGGCTGTCTGCGTAAGCAGGGCTTTCTTAATGTCAATGCCTGTATTGCGGCGCCCCGTGAAAAGGATCCTTACTTAGATGATAACAGCATTCGTTTTCATGAACATTTAGGCTATCAGCTGGTTGGCCGTTTCCATGAGTGCGGTTATAAATTTGGCCGCTGGTATGATATGGTCTGGATGGAAAAAATGTTGGGAGAACATCCGGAACATCCATCTGCCCTGATTCCTTTTAAAGAGCTTAAACATCCTTTTGAATAA
- a CDS encoding DUF6431 domain-containing protein: MKIIARLNVLKLLGKLYNDTFTVFGFYTRYVNIDGEPVEYRIMRIRSGRTGKTHAVLFDFMVPYHQISSEDLNAVISGDTDDLPSSEAYIRWLTNAIRLHRITDYVSACMAFCRGHFIDKCETLVVAV, translated from the coding sequence ATGAAAATAATCGCCAGACTTAATGTCCTAAAGCTTTTAGGAAAGCTATATAACGACACCTTCACTGTGTTTGGATTCTACACAAGATATGTGAACATTGACGGAGAACCCGTTGAATACAGAATTATGCGCATCCGCTCTGGAAGAACCGGCAAGACACACGCTGTGCTCTTTGATTTTATGGTGCCGTATCATCAGATCTCTTCCGAAGATCTGAATGCAGTGATCAGTGGCGATACCGATGATCTTCCTTCCAGCGAAGCATATATCCGATGGCTGACCAATGCCATCAGGCTTCACCGCATCACTGATTACGTTAGCGCATGTATGGCCTTCTGCAGAGGACACTTCATTGATAAGTGCGAAACTCTGGTGGTTGCCGTCTGA
- a CDS encoding ISL3 family transposase: MKKSNDNEIVFADIIPGENGLIDGDFILQLFNLHKEDVEDLSCIHQADGIYVFITLAARKHECPYCTTPTKKIKGYHTKKITHSIFHNINCYIEYHVRRYECTACGKTFNEDNPFSEGHSTISVLTVYNVLTALRNPKLSYEDVAKTFNISASSVMIIFDRHVQIPRKPLPKYILIDEVHAVDSRDSKYACVIMDFVTQDIIDILPTRRKEDLVRYFTLIPREEREKVEIICSDCWKTYREITRICFPNAIHACDEFHIIQIFTEIYKGLRVDTMKAAKNKRDKLEKYLTTPNGRKYLNHEWNKYDIQHYLLSKWNWLLMKSDEYKSKDNKKKKKKKGKHADDEELPILDPNRAKKMNKKLGRYLNFYDIHNLLIETNPDLAEAENFYDKLRAFYHTISYNEAREALNSLIGDLRMSNVPEICGYASTLSEWKKSIVNSFIIIDDTGTHISTGKIESRNKIIKDVKRASNGVRNFQRFRNRCLFAINTDTPIYMPYTPKRRIDDDNDRSNKSKKTSK, encoded by the coding sequence ATGAAGAAAAGCAACGATAACGAAATAGTGTTTGCCGACATAATCCCTGGTGAAAACGGCTTAATAGATGGGGATTTCATTCTCCAGCTTTTCAACCTGCATAAAGAAGACGTTGAGGATCTTTCATGCATTCATCAGGCAGACGGCATTTACGTTTTTATTACGCTAGCCGCAAGAAAGCACGAATGTCCGTACTGCACCACGCCCACCAAAAAAATCAAAGGCTATCACACCAAGAAGATCACCCATTCGATCTTTCACAACATCAACTGCTATATTGAATACCATGTTAGACGCTATGAATGCACTGCATGCGGCAAAACATTTAATGAAGACAACCCCTTCTCAGAAGGCCATTCCACAATCAGTGTGCTGACCGTGTATAATGTCCTGACTGCATTGAGAAATCCTAAGCTGAGCTATGAGGATGTCGCCAAAACGTTTAATATTTCTGCCTCTTCGGTAATGATCATATTTGACAGACACGTTCAGATTCCCAGAAAGCCGCTTCCCAAGTATATTCTAATCGACGAAGTTCATGCCGTTGACAGCCGCGATTCAAAGTATGCGTGCGTTATCATGGACTTTGTAACGCAGGACATCATCGACATTCTGCCAACAAGAAGAAAGGAGGATCTTGTCAGATACTTCACTCTTATTCCCCGGGAGGAGCGTGAAAAAGTTGAAATCATCTGCTCTGACTGCTGGAAAACCTATCGTGAAATCACCAGGATATGCTTTCCTAACGCTATCCATGCCTGCGATGAATTTCACATCATTCAGATTTTTACAGAAATTTACAAAGGATTGCGAGTTGATACAATGAAGGCCGCTAAAAATAAGCGTGACAAGCTCGAAAAGTATCTCACTACCCCTAACGGCCGCAAGTATCTCAACCACGAATGGAATAAATATGACATCCAGCATTATCTTCTCAGCAAGTGGAACTGGCTTCTGATGAAGTCTGATGAATATAAAAGCAAAGATAACAAGAAAAAAAAGAAGAAAAAAGGCAAGCACGCTGACGATGAGGAGCTGCCTATCCTGGATCCTAACAGAGCAAAGAAGATGAACAAAAAGCTGGGCAGATATCTCAATTTCTATGATATCCATAACCTTCTGATTGAAACCAATCCTGATCTGGCTGAAGCGGAAAACTTCTACGACAAGCTTAGAGCGTTTTACCACACAATCAGCTACAATGAAGCCAGAGAAGCGCTCAATTCCCTGATTGGAGACCTGAGAATGTCTAACGTTCCTGAAATATGCGGATATGCCAGCACCCTCAGCGAATGGAAAAAATCAATCGTCAATTCGTTCATCATTATTGACGATACGGGCACTCATATTTCGACCGGGAAAATTGAATCACGGAATAAAATCATCAAAGACGTAAAGAGGGCTTCAAACGGTGTGAGAAACTTCCAGAGATTCAGAAACCGCTGCCTCTTTGCGATAAACACAGATACGCCAATCTACATGCCTTATACGCCTAAAAGAAGAATTGATGACGATAATGATCGCAGCAATAAATCTAAAAAAACAAGCAAGTAA
- a CDS encoding IS110 family RNA-guided transposase → MKNNIFSKQYDLFLGLDVSKGKADAAIYKRNRDRNVKSKFVRKAIKFKFTKPGVDEFLDTVRHYKDEDCLSVLFAMEVTGVYSDNVYMYIRDHLQESEAVKFLDTKFVDRWRDAHGYAKSDPLDAKTIAQMCATDDDARYVEKAPNYNEENNKKGHANLKLLTHRYQQLNKQLNAEYNRLSAQCEKFFPELTAVFSIRSATALAILEAYPTAHHIIKSSKNEVFNVAYEASKHRCKEAKIDDLFDLCENTIVTLNVPQEAELITVEMVSSIRNLLQTRRNYKKMMVNLASEQPAFKRLQTLIGVGEESAAMILGEVYDIALSKKAENFASYCGLTPRNKKSGSSVDTHGKISKMGSPILRHAIYLASEYARRHNPYLANLFARVKNGNKKRHKLAIVAVANKMARYIYAILKHDSDFVLLYEDLMKLPEDTRATFFQSITTDIPEKTRRCIYKYSDENGVVHDFTFTGNDSEE, encoded by the coding sequence GTGAAAAACAATATCTTTTCAAAACAATATGATTTATTTCTCGGTTTAGACGTTTCTAAAGGCAAAGCAGACGCTGCCATTTATAAACGTAACAGAGATAGAAATGTTAAATCCAAATTTGTTCGAAAGGCGATAAAGTTTAAATTCACCAAGCCAGGTGTCGATGAGTTCCTCGATACCGTTAGACATTACAAAGATGAAGACTGCCTGAGCGTTCTTTTCGCAATGGAAGTAACAGGCGTGTACTCTGACAATGTCTATATGTATATACGCGATCATCTCCAGGAAAGTGAAGCAGTTAAGTTTCTGGATACTAAATTCGTTGACAGGTGGCGCGATGCACACGGATATGCCAAATCCGATCCACTTGACGCTAAGACTATTGCACAGATGTGCGCAACTGATGATGATGCACGTTATGTTGAAAAAGCTCCTAATTACAACGAAGAAAACAACAAAAAAGGACATGCGAATCTAAAACTTCTGACGCATCGCTATCAGCAGCTGAATAAACAGCTAAATGCTGAATACAATCGACTGAGTGCACAGTGTGAAAAGTTCTTCCCGGAGCTTACCGCTGTTTTCTCAATACGTTCTGCGACTGCGCTTGCAATCTTAGAGGCATATCCTACTGCACATCATATCATTAAATCTTCTAAAAATGAAGTCTTTAATGTGGCTTACGAGGCCTCTAAGCATCGCTGTAAGGAAGCTAAAATAGACGATTTGTTCGATCTTTGTGAAAATACCATTGTTACTCTTAATGTTCCTCAGGAAGCTGAACTGATCACCGTTGAAATGGTCAGCAGTATCAGAAATCTGCTTCAGACAAGGAGAAACTACAAGAAAATGATGGTTAATCTTGCTTCAGAACAGCCTGCATTTAAGCGTCTTCAGACATTAATCGGTGTTGGTGAAGAATCCGCAGCTATGATTCTTGGTGAGGTATATGACATAGCTCTTTCCAAGAAAGCGGAAAACTTTGCATCATACTGTGGATTAACGCCAAGAAATAAGAAATCAGGTTCATCAGTTGATACCCATGGGAAGATTTCCAAAATGGGATCGCCTATCCTCAGACACGCTATATACCTGGCATCAGAGTATGCCAGACGGCATAATCCATACCTTGCCAACCTTTTTGCAAGGGTTAAAAATGGCAATAAGAAGCGCCATAAGCTTGCAATAGTAGCTGTTGCCAATAAGATGGCACGTTATATTTACGCTATTCTTAAGCATGATAGTGATTTCGTACTGCTTTATGAGGATCTCATGAAGCTTCCGGAAGATACCCGAGCCACGTTCTTCCAAAGTATTACTACTGACATTCCAGAAAAGACAAGAAGATGTATTTACAAATATTCTGATGAGAATGGTGTAGTACATGATTTTACCTTTACTGGAAATGACTCAGAAGAGTGA
- a CDS encoding ROK family protein — MSILGIDVGGTTIKYAVCDREGHLSHKGKVKTPDHLEAFYDAITTIAHSCDDVAGIALSMPGAVASDEGVIYGASALPYIHGPNIKKDLENRLHTRVEIENDANCAALAEVWLGAAKETQDSCFIVCGTGVGGAVVKNRQIHKGKHLHGGEFGYMIADYDLEREDFTILSDTSTLHVCEKVAKELGVSPDTLDGKEIFDHLENPVYAKYVNAFYYRLAIAIYNLQYAYDPEMIVIGGGISARDDLEEQINKRLDTILKKVAIAKVRPVVRRCQYGNDANIIGAVYHYLSQKA, encoded by the coding sequence ATGTCTATTTTAGGAATTGATGTTGGCGGTACAACCATCAAATATGCCGTTTGTGATAGAGAGGGTCATTTGTCTCACAAAGGAAAAGTTAAGACACCTGATCATTTAGAAGCTTTCTATGATGCCATTACTACCATTGCCCACAGCTGTGATGATGTGGCAGGGATCGCTTTAAGTATGCCCGGAGCAGTCGCTAGTGATGAAGGTGTGATTTATGGAGCTAGTGCTTTACCCTATATTCATGGTCCCAATATTAAAAAGGATTTAGAAAATCGTTTACACACACGTGTCGAAATCGAAAACGATGCCAACTGCGCCGCTTTGGCGGAAGTCTGGCTAGGCGCCGCTAAAGAAACCCAGGACAGCTGTTTTATTGTCTGCGGCACGGGGGTGGGCGGCGCTGTCGTTAAGAATCGCCAGATTCATAAAGGGAAGCATCTCCATGGCGGCGAATTTGGCTATATGATCGCCGACTATGATTTAGAGAGAGAAGACTTTACGATTCTTTCTGATACCTCAACACTCCACGTTTGCGAAAAAGTAGCGAAGGAATTAGGCGTATCACCAGACACTTTAGATGGCAAAGAAATCTTTGATCATTTAGAAAATCCTGTTTACGCTAAATATGTCAATGCCTTTTATTATCGCTTAGCGATCGCTATTTATAACTTACAGTATGCCTATGATCCAGAAATGATCGTCATTGGCGGCGGTATTTCCGCGCGTGATGATTTAGAAGAACAGATCAATAAACGTTTAGATACTATTTTGAAGAAAGTTGCGATCGCCAAAGTGCGTCCAGTCGTTCGCCGCTGTCAGTATGGCAATGATGCGAATATCATTGGCGCAGTCTATCATTATTTATCACAAAAAGCTTAG
- a CDS encoding HAD family hydrolase, whose translation MKAVVFDMDGVIFDSERLVIKVWQKLGEKHGFSHVEDVCHQALGTNKETSKKIFLEYYGEDFPYDTYAKESSQLYHATYDGRLPLKKGVKELLAYLKAHHYKIALASSTRRYTVTLQLRNAGIIEDFDAIICGDMVEHSKPHPQIYQTACQAIDMKPSEAYAIEDSYNGIRSAYNAGMHPIMVPDLMPSTAEMEEKADVILVDLIQVIPYLEGHNEE comes from the coding sequence ATGAAAGCAGTTGTTTTTGATATGGATGGTGTGATTTTTGATAGTGAACGCTTAGTTATTAAAGTGTGGCAAAAGTTAGGAGAAAAGCATGGCTTTTCCCATGTAGAGGATGTCTGTCATCAGGCTTTAGGCACCAATAAAGAAACATCCAAAAAGATCTTTTTAGAGTATTATGGTGAGGATTTCCCTTATGATACGTATGCAAAAGAATCTTCACAGCTTTATCACGCGACGTATGATGGGCGCCTGCCGCTTAAAAAAGGGGTGAAAGAGTTATTAGCTTATTTAAAAGCGCATCACTATAAAATTGCTTTAGCGTCATCAACGCGCCGTTATACGGTGACATTACAGTTGCGTAATGCAGGCATTATTGAGGATTTTGATGCCATTATCTGCGGTGATATGGTCGAACATTCCAAGCCGCATCCGCAAATTTATCAGACCGCCTGTCAGGCCATTGATATGAAGCCAAGTGAGGCTTATGCCATCGAAGATAGCTATAATGGCATTCGCTCCGCGTATAATGCGGGGATGCATCCGATTATGGTGCCAGATCTGATGCCGTCAACAGCAGAAATGGAGGAAAAAGCGGATGTTATTTTAGTGGATCTGATCCAAGTGATCCCATATTTGGAGGGGCATAATGAAGAATAG
- a CDS encoding ADP-ribosylglycohydrolase family protein produces the protein MSRSIVKNVILGLAVGDALGVPVEFKSRDDLKVRPIQTMKGNGTYHKERGTWSDDTSLTLAGLESLTFGLDFNDVMERYKNWYVNGDYTPDGETFDIGNTTKNAITKYLHQVPPLQCGDSDEMSNGNGSLMRISPFVLYLYFHNYHLDEFDYRGYEIIHKASSLTHSHPRCLLGCGIYAKVLTALLNPLSGNKAATVQKAIDAALYSYDESMFSSGIKAEISTYEHLVDVLNFSKMSEETIHSTGYIVDTLEAALYCFLNTDSYKDCVLKAVNLGYDTDTTASVAGSLAGAFYGVETIPQEWLNTLVKKEYIISLCNGFEERNSH, from the coding sequence ATGTCCAGATCAATTGTGAAAAATGTCATTTTAGGTCTTGCAGTGGGCGATGCCCTTGGTGTGCCAGTTGAGTTTAAAAGTCGTGATGATTTAAAGGTTCGACCAATTCAAACGATGAAAGGCAATGGCACCTATCATAAAGAGCGAGGAACCTGGAGTGATGATACTTCTTTAACCCTCGCGGGGTTAGAATCATTAACTTTTGGCCTCGATTTTAATGATGTGATGGAACGCTATAAAAACTGGTATGTGAATGGTGATTATACCCCTGATGGAGAAACATTCGATATTGGAAATACCACCAAAAATGCGATTACCAAATATTTACATCAGGTTCCTCCGCTTCAATGCGGAGACAGTGATGAAATGTCTAACGGCAATGGCTCATTAATGCGCATTTCCCCATTTGTGCTCTATCTTTACTTCCATAATTATCATTTAGATGAATTTGATTACCGTGGGTATGAAATTATTCATAAGGCTTCCAGCTTAACCCATAGCCATCCCCGCTGTCTTTTAGGATGTGGGATCTATGCCAAAGTCCTTACGGCATTATTGAATCCGCTGAGCGGTAATAAAGCTGCCACTGTTCAAAAGGCGATTGATGCAGCATTATACAGCTATGATGAATCCATGTTTTCTTCCGGTATCAAAGCAGAAATTTCCACCTATGAACATCTCGTTGATGTTTTAAATTTCTCTAAGATGAGTGAAGAAACGATCCATTCCACTGGTTATATTGTCGATACTTTAGAAGCGGCGCTCTACTGTTTCTTAAATACCGATTCTTATAAGGATTGCGTCTTAAAGGCTGTTAACTTAGGTTATGATACCGATACGACCGCGAGCGTAGCGGGCTCTTTAGCCGGCGCTTTCTATGGCGTCGAAACGATCCCTCAGGAATGGTTAAATACCCTCGTTAAAAAAGAATATATCATTTCCTTATGCAATGGATTTGAAGAAAGAAATTCTCACTAA
- a CDS encoding nucleotide pyrophosphohydrolase — protein MEEIQKRIRKFVDDRDWDQYHSPDNLAKSIAIEAGELLECFQWDPDHYDLQHVSEELADVMIYCFQMCDKLKVDPREIIEMKMTMNEKKYPVEKAKGKADKYTEL, from the coding sequence ATGGAAGAAATACAGAAACGGATAAGAAAATTTGTCGATGACCGGGATTGGGATCAGTATCACAGTCCAGATAATTTAGCGAAAAGTATCGCTATTGAAGCAGGGGAACTGCTGGAATGTTTCCAATGGGATCCAGACCATTACGATTTGCAGCATGTCTCTGAAGAGCTGGCTGATGTCATGATTTACTGCTTTCAGATGTGTGATAAGCTAAAGGTTGATCCTCGGGAAATCATTGAAATGAAGATGACGATGAATGAGAAAAAGTATCCGGTGGAGAAAGCCAAAGGCAAAGCAGATAAGTATACTGAGTTGTAA